One window of the Rhipicephalus microplus isolate Deutch F79 chromosome 2, USDA_Rmic, whole genome shotgun sequence genome contains the following:
- the LOC119170012 gene encoding uncharacterized protein LOC119170012 isoform X1 translates to MNDAADDEGGATVDATALYLAQLNQRIRRGCTAHADPAGRIYYMNHETRTSSWLPPVDSWSSACTGLPYGWEAAVDKSGRTYFINHVSKTTTYEDPRKDYEEEPPPSPREVELFRDPQLGFGFVAGSEKPVIVRFVTEGGPSEHKLQPGDQILGINGEDVKNAPREHVIELVKSCKLSVKLVVCQPHVNNTTRKSALLTAAKKAKLKTNPSRVRFAEGVVINGSPLYSPSTFESCVPFLPNVMKVFLENGQTKSFKYDSSTTVQDVLNSLQEKLSVKAMEHFGLVVEHIKSVRRNKLTLLDPKDSLAKIAARPGAHHLRCLFRVAFVPLDAYDLLQKDPVAFEYLFMQCCNDMVQERFAPELKYDVALKLAALHIHLHALSSGIQGKVTIKSVERESGLKRFVPGSLLETMKRKELRKLLSHFLKQNQATLCAPGQKQLTPLQAKLHYLKVISELSSYGAKVFATSTKDSSTETGIMISPKFGISQINNARGTVPIQPVTLAQIEEVSSVTVTRDEDLACHVEINIKDPDKENLKFGLDDHETSELVFILKGYHKLLASRDLPVHWETEDPWKVETAPCFHGTHIVCPTPWSYTPSEETPNGPMVKSVDLALPPPAYVPCELPDRGMSRSSSREQCSLVALSNSVDHNMNETSPLQPLSPSRVLRSPVLGASKMEQRSLLLTSNGHQQASDSASSTADDDSEERSVKFDIMDDDDEEEEEEPVVLEVKNEEVLRRVSEMRRMVADAESYLSDGNRPANQPPLPANESTSSEEREAGGPTIRAADSLLLLTQLDDVSEALNEVAAMAPDEAASESDTDSFSTPTQSPLHRTSRLAATTEPSAPNKRGRSGSSFGLHSPDMLPGIGSGDRDLLELLKQLQSNPDIQLPFDEGTLYLDPDIIDLTMIPPPMTPDADAMGDVPGTLDVPPMPFSDRGYPGNPALTNCTLQATDTDQVDSARVVAELDNLCDALTEMRASGNELGCDAIFQQLGCQDLESFIASVTVPPPPTLSDDMPPMLLPDSDDDIASYIIPPPPPSCDEEQNEVLARFERASEDMRRFIGGASTEANSPALEPPAFESLKVLSYGSLLEPANAPSPMVRERRGSDDSHTYENCELSRGSQETHSAPQSLQNGLHEYEDMAFGKPRVPPRLRRMAGGSSGSSDLTASGTAPKRDRTGSCDNIQVSGSSLAQRQVARSHSWTNLQGPVSPGLTRKGTAGKPPLPPGLSFAQDHPKQPLPGGLDQAGISRCGSASPHPSSSPLTSRRAGSLRSGSVGRAGGRHLSRSSHGRYHQRSSSLNSESSSTASLLNGINGCTCSPLGSGSPSSACPRCQAAEDTSSSKQPVADSPFLRAQEEVCGMVLRLENALRAGDARGDVATSTNDRQARETLLAKSRQFVTASKVFVRSASENSEQVTAQLAACMSLLDSMCAAAEQLALSGPAWASLVEQVKAVAVAYARATGAVDGATVGSLMHQATDLASTLTALMRTLRSLDSS, encoded by the exons TCACGTGAGCAAAACCACCACCTATGAGGATCCTCGTAAGGACTACGAAGAAGAGCCGCCCCCGTCTCCCAGAGAAGTGGAGCTCTTCCGGGATCCGCAGCTTGGCTTTGGCTTTGTGGCCGGAAGCGAGAAGCCCGTTATTGTGCGCTTCGTGACCGAAG GTGGCCCTAGCGAACACAAACTCCAACCTGGGGATCAAATTCTCGGTATCAACGGCGAAGATGTCAAGAACGCGCCCCGGGAGCACGTGATTGAGTTGGTCAA ATCATGCAAGCTCTCTGTCAAGTTGGTTGTCTGTCAACCTCATGTGAACAAT ACAACAAGAAAGTCAGCCCTTCTAACTGCAGCAAAGAAAGCGAAGTTAAAGACGAATCCCTCGAGGGTTCGTTTTGCGGAAGGTGTTGTCATCAATGGTTCACCTCTTTATTCC CCATCTACGTTCGAGTCCTGCGTTCCCTTTCTGCCCAATGTTATGAAAGTGTTCCTTGAAAACGGTCAAACCAAGTCTTTCAAATATGACAGCTCGACCACTGTGCAG GATGTCCTCAATTCTCTCCAAGAGAAACTCTCTGTGAAAGCCATGGAGCATTTCGGCCTTGTAGTGGAACACATTAAGTCAGTTCGTCGGAACAAGCTCACTCTCCTTGATCCAAAGGACTCCCTGGCAAAG ATTGCAGCACGGCCTGGTGCTCACCACTTGCGGTGCTTGTTTCGAGTTGCCTTCGTGCCGCTTGATGCGTATGACCTGCTGCAAAAGGACCCTGTTGCCTTTGAGTACCTCTTCATGCAG TGCTGCAATGACATGGTTCAGGAGAGGTTTGCTCCGGAACTCAAATACGATGTGGCCCTCAAGCTAGCCGCCTTGCATATCCACCTGCATGCACTCAGCAGTGGCATCCAGGGCAAGGTCACCATCAAGTCAGTCGA GCGGGAGAGTGGACTCAAGCGGTTTGTGCCCGGCTCACTGCTGGAGACAATGAAGCGTaaagagctgcgcaagcttctGAGTCACTTCCTCAAGCAGAACCAGGCAACACTGTGTGCCCCTGGACAGAAGCAGCTGACACCTCTGCAGGCCAAACTGCACTACCTCAAGGTCATCAGTGAGCTCTCCAGCTATGGTGCTAAGGTGTTCGCCACAAGCACCAAG GACTCTAGCACCGAGACGGGAATAATGATAAGCCCAAAGTTCGGAATCAGCCAGATCAACAATGCACGAGGAACAGTGCCTATT caaccTGTAACATTGGCTCAAATAGAAGAGGTGTCATCCGTCACAGTCACAAGGGATGAGGACCTTGCTTGCCATGTTGAGATCAACATCAAAGACCCAGACAAAGAG AATCTCAAATTTGGACTGGATGACCATGAAACATCTGAGCTGGTGTTCATCCTCAAGGGATACCACAAACTGTTGGCGTCACGAGACCTTCCTGTTCACTGGGAGACAGAGGATCCATGGAAAGTTGAAACGG CACCATGCTTCCATGGAACCCACATTGTGTGCCCAACTCCCTGGAGTTACACACCCTCGGAGGAGACTCCAAATGGCCCTATGGTGAAGAGCGTGGATTTGGCCCTGCCGCCCCCAGCTTATGTTCCTTGCGAG CTGCCTGACCGCGGCATGTCGCGGAGTAGCTCGCGGGAGCAGTGCTCTCTGGTGGCCCTTTCCAACTCGGTGGACCACAACATGAACGAGACAAGTCCTTTGCAGCCACTAAGCCCAAGCCGCGTCCTTCGCTCACCTGTGCTCGGTGCAAGCAAGATGGAACAACGCTCTCTGCTGCTGACATCCAATGGCCACCAGCAGGCTTCAGACTCTGCATCTTCTACAGCAGATGACGACTCTGAGGAGCGATCGGTCAAGTTCGACATCAtggatgacgatgatgaagaggaggaggaggagcctgTTGTACTTGAA GTTAAAAATGAGGAGGTGCTGCGTAGGGTGTCAGAGATGCGGCGGATGGTAGCAGATgctgaaagctatctgtctgatgGCAACCGACCAGCAAATCAGCCACCGCTTCCAGCCAACGAGTCGACCAGCAGCGAAGAGCGCGAAGCGGGGGGCCCCACTATTCGTGCGGCCGACTCACTTTTGCTGCTCACGCAGCTGGACGACGTGTCGGAAGCACTCAATGAAGTTGCAGCTATGGCTCCAGACGAAGCTGCAAGTGAGTCGGACACAGACAGCTTCAGCACGCCAACGCAGAGCCCTCTCCACCGAACCTCAAGACTTGCGGCAACAACCGAGCCGTCGGCTCCAAACAAGCGTGGACGCAGCGGCTCCAGTTTTGGCCTTCACAGTCCAGATATGCTGCCAGGGATAGGATCTGGAGACCGTGATCTTCTTGAGTTGCTGAAGCAGCTGCAGTCAAACCCTGACATCCAGCTCCCATTTGATGAGGGAACGCTGTACTTGGACCCGGACATTATTGATCTGACCATGATCCCGCCTCCGATGACGCCTGATGCAGATGCCATGGGAGATGTCCCAGGCACGCTGGACGTGCCTCCAATGCCTTTCTCGGATCGTGGTTACCCGGGTAATCCTGCCTTGACAA ACTGCACACTACAGGCCACTGACACCGACCAGGTTGACTCGGCACGAGTAGTGGCCGAATTGGACAACCTCTGTGATGCACTGACCGAGATGCGTGCTTCGGGCAATGAGTTGGGCTGCGACGCCATTTTTCAGCAGCTGGGCTGCCAAGATCTGGAGAGCTTCATCGCGAGTGTGACTGTGCCCCCGCCCCCAACGTTATCGGATGACATGCCCCCCATGCTACTGCCAGACAGCGATGACGACATCGCCTCATACATCATCCCTCCGCCACCTCCGAGCTGCGACGAAGAGCAGAACGAAGTGCTGGCCCGCTTCGAGCGTGCCTCTGAGGACATGCGTCGCTTCATAGGTGGTGCCAGCACGGAAGCCAACAGCCCCGCCTTGGAGCCACCCGCCTTTGAAAGCCTGAAAGTGCTGTCGTATGGCAGCTTGCTCGAGCCTGCCAATGCACCAAGTCCCATGGTGAGAGAGCGGCGAGGTTCTGACGACAGCCATACGTACGAGAACTGCGAACTTTCAAGAGGGTCGCAGGAAACACACTCGGCTCCACAATCACTTCAGAACGGGCTTCATGAATATGAAGACATGGCGTTTGGCAAACCGCGAGTGCCACCAAGGCTCCGAAGGATGGCAGGTGGCAGTAGTGGTAGCTCTGATTTGACAGCATCTGGGACGGCACCAAAGCGAGACCGTACGGGGAGCTGCGACAACATCCAGGTTTCTGGAAGTTCACTAGCTCAGCGGCAAGTGGCTCGGTCACATTCGTGGACGAATCTCCAGGGTCCCGTGAGCCCAGGTTTAACTAGGAAAGGAACAGCTGGGAAGCCTCCACTGCCTCCAGGCCTCTCCTTTGCACAG GATCACCCGAAGCAGCCACTGCCAGGTGGTTTGGACCAGGCTGGCATTTCACGCTGTGGGTCAGCTAGCCCGCACCCTTCCTCGAGTCCACTAACTTCACGTAGGGCAGGGTCGCTCCGCTCCGGCTCCGTAGGCCGGGCCGGCGGCCGCCACTTGAGCAGGAGCTCGCATGGACGCTATCATCAGCGCAGTAGCTCTCTCAACTCGGAGTCTAGCAGCACTGCCTCCCTTCTAAATGGTATCAATGGCTGCACCTGCTCTCCACTTGGCTCAGGCAGCCCGTCTTCAGCCTGCCCCAGATGCCAGGCTGCAGAAGACACCAGCAGCTCAAAACAACCCGTGGCAGACTCTCCCTTCTTGCGCGCACAGGAGGAGGtttgcggaatggtgctacgacTCGAAAATGCCCTCAGGGCTGGGGACGCTAGAGGCGACGTTGCTACCTCGACTAATGACAGGCAGGCCAGGGAGACCCTGCTGGCCAAGTCGCGTCAGTTTGTGACTGCTTCCAAGGTGTTTGTGCGCAGTGCAAGCGAGAACTCTGAGCAAGTGACCGCGCAGCTGGCCGCGTGTATGTCGCTTCTGGATAGCATGTGTGCAGCTGCTGAGCAGCTGGCCCTCTCCGGCCCTGCCTGGGCATCCCTGGTCGAACAAGTCAAAGCAGTGGCGGTGGCATACGCACGTGCCACCGGGGCGGTTGACGGTGCCACCGTGGGCTCACTCATGCACCAAGCAACGGACCTGGCCTCTACACTGACGGCACTCATGCGGACTCTTCGCTCACTGGACAGCTCCTAA
- the LOC119170012 gene encoding uncharacterized protein LOC119170012 isoform X2, whose product MATGWVFGRHETRTSSWLPPVDSWSSACTGLPYGWEAAVDKSGRTYFINHVSKTTTYEDPRKDYEEEPPPSPREVELFRDPQLGFGFVAGSEKPVIVRFVTEGGPSEHKLQPGDQILGINGEDVKNAPREHVIELVKSCKLSVKLVVCQPHVNNTTRKSALLTAAKKAKLKTNPSRVRFAEGVVINGSPLYSPSTFESCVPFLPNVMKVFLENGQTKSFKYDSSTTVQDVLNSLQEKLSVKAMEHFGLVVEHIKSVRRNKLTLLDPKDSLAKIAARPGAHHLRCLFRVAFVPLDAYDLLQKDPVAFEYLFMQCCNDMVQERFAPELKYDVALKLAALHIHLHALSSGIQGKVTIKSVERESGLKRFVPGSLLETMKRKELRKLLSHFLKQNQATLCAPGQKQLTPLQAKLHYLKVISELSSYGAKVFATSTKDSSTETGIMISPKFGISQINNARGTVPIQPVTLAQIEEVSSVTVTRDEDLACHVEINIKDPDKENLKFGLDDHETSELVFILKGYHKLLASRDLPVHWETEDPWKVETAPCFHGTHIVCPTPWSYTPSEETPNGPMVKSVDLALPPPAYVPCELPDRGMSRSSSREQCSLVALSNSVDHNMNETSPLQPLSPSRVLRSPVLGASKMEQRSLLLTSNGHQQASDSASSTADDDSEERSVKFDIMDDDDEEEEEEPVVLEVKNEEVLRRVSEMRRMVADAESYLSDGNRPANQPPLPANESTSSEEREAGGPTIRAADSLLLLTQLDDVSEALNEVAAMAPDEAASESDTDSFSTPTQSPLHRTSRLAATTEPSAPNKRGRSGSSFGLHSPDMLPGIGSGDRDLLELLKQLQSNPDIQLPFDEGTLYLDPDIIDLTMIPPPMTPDADAMGDVPGTLDVPPMPFSDRGYPGNPALTNCTLQATDTDQVDSARVVAELDNLCDALTEMRASGNELGCDAIFQQLGCQDLESFIASVTVPPPPTLSDDMPPMLLPDSDDDIASYIIPPPPPSCDEEQNEVLARFERASEDMRRFIGGASTEANSPALEPPAFESLKVLSYGSLLEPANAPSPMVRERRGSDDSHTYENCELSRGSQETHSAPQSLQNGLHEYEDMAFGKPRVPPRLRRMAGGSSGSSDLTASGTAPKRDRTGSCDNIQVSGSSLAQRQVARSHSWTNLQGPVSPGLTRKGTAGKPPLPPGLSFAQDHPKQPLPGGLDQAGISRCGSASPHPSSSPLTSRRAGSLRSGSVGRAGGRHLSRSSHGRYHQRSSSLNSESSSTASLLNGINGCTCSPLGSGSPSSACPRCQAAEDTSSSKQPVADSPFLRAQEEVCGMVLRLENALRAGDARGDVATSTNDRQARETLLAKSRQFVTASKVFVRSASENSEQVTAQLAACMSLLDSMCAAAEQLALSGPAWASLVEQVKAVAVAYARATGAVDGATVGSLMHQATDLASTLTALMRTLRSLDSS is encoded by the exons TCACGTGAGCAAAACCACCACCTATGAGGATCCTCGTAAGGACTACGAAGAAGAGCCGCCCCCGTCTCCCAGAGAAGTGGAGCTCTTCCGGGATCCGCAGCTTGGCTTTGGCTTTGTGGCCGGAAGCGAGAAGCCCGTTATTGTGCGCTTCGTGACCGAAG GTGGCCCTAGCGAACACAAACTCCAACCTGGGGATCAAATTCTCGGTATCAACGGCGAAGATGTCAAGAACGCGCCCCGGGAGCACGTGATTGAGTTGGTCAA ATCATGCAAGCTCTCTGTCAAGTTGGTTGTCTGTCAACCTCATGTGAACAAT ACAACAAGAAAGTCAGCCCTTCTAACTGCAGCAAAGAAAGCGAAGTTAAAGACGAATCCCTCGAGGGTTCGTTTTGCGGAAGGTGTTGTCATCAATGGTTCACCTCTTTATTCC CCATCTACGTTCGAGTCCTGCGTTCCCTTTCTGCCCAATGTTATGAAAGTGTTCCTTGAAAACGGTCAAACCAAGTCTTTCAAATATGACAGCTCGACCACTGTGCAG GATGTCCTCAATTCTCTCCAAGAGAAACTCTCTGTGAAAGCCATGGAGCATTTCGGCCTTGTAGTGGAACACATTAAGTCAGTTCGTCGGAACAAGCTCACTCTCCTTGATCCAAAGGACTCCCTGGCAAAG ATTGCAGCACGGCCTGGTGCTCACCACTTGCGGTGCTTGTTTCGAGTTGCCTTCGTGCCGCTTGATGCGTATGACCTGCTGCAAAAGGACCCTGTTGCCTTTGAGTACCTCTTCATGCAG TGCTGCAATGACATGGTTCAGGAGAGGTTTGCTCCGGAACTCAAATACGATGTGGCCCTCAAGCTAGCCGCCTTGCATATCCACCTGCATGCACTCAGCAGTGGCATCCAGGGCAAGGTCACCATCAAGTCAGTCGA GCGGGAGAGTGGACTCAAGCGGTTTGTGCCCGGCTCACTGCTGGAGACAATGAAGCGTaaagagctgcgcaagcttctGAGTCACTTCCTCAAGCAGAACCAGGCAACACTGTGTGCCCCTGGACAGAAGCAGCTGACACCTCTGCAGGCCAAACTGCACTACCTCAAGGTCATCAGTGAGCTCTCCAGCTATGGTGCTAAGGTGTTCGCCACAAGCACCAAG GACTCTAGCACCGAGACGGGAATAATGATAAGCCCAAAGTTCGGAATCAGCCAGATCAACAATGCACGAGGAACAGTGCCTATT caaccTGTAACATTGGCTCAAATAGAAGAGGTGTCATCCGTCACAGTCACAAGGGATGAGGACCTTGCTTGCCATGTTGAGATCAACATCAAAGACCCAGACAAAGAG AATCTCAAATTTGGACTGGATGACCATGAAACATCTGAGCTGGTGTTCATCCTCAAGGGATACCACAAACTGTTGGCGTCACGAGACCTTCCTGTTCACTGGGAGACAGAGGATCCATGGAAAGTTGAAACGG CACCATGCTTCCATGGAACCCACATTGTGTGCCCAACTCCCTGGAGTTACACACCCTCGGAGGAGACTCCAAATGGCCCTATGGTGAAGAGCGTGGATTTGGCCCTGCCGCCCCCAGCTTATGTTCCTTGCGAG CTGCCTGACCGCGGCATGTCGCGGAGTAGCTCGCGGGAGCAGTGCTCTCTGGTGGCCCTTTCCAACTCGGTGGACCACAACATGAACGAGACAAGTCCTTTGCAGCCACTAAGCCCAAGCCGCGTCCTTCGCTCACCTGTGCTCGGTGCAAGCAAGATGGAACAACGCTCTCTGCTGCTGACATCCAATGGCCACCAGCAGGCTTCAGACTCTGCATCTTCTACAGCAGATGACGACTCTGAGGAGCGATCGGTCAAGTTCGACATCAtggatgacgatgatgaagaggaggaggaggagcctgTTGTACTTGAA GTTAAAAATGAGGAGGTGCTGCGTAGGGTGTCAGAGATGCGGCGGATGGTAGCAGATgctgaaagctatctgtctgatgGCAACCGACCAGCAAATCAGCCACCGCTTCCAGCCAACGAGTCGACCAGCAGCGAAGAGCGCGAAGCGGGGGGCCCCACTATTCGTGCGGCCGACTCACTTTTGCTGCTCACGCAGCTGGACGACGTGTCGGAAGCACTCAATGAAGTTGCAGCTATGGCTCCAGACGAAGCTGCAAGTGAGTCGGACACAGACAGCTTCAGCACGCCAACGCAGAGCCCTCTCCACCGAACCTCAAGACTTGCGGCAACAACCGAGCCGTCGGCTCCAAACAAGCGTGGACGCAGCGGCTCCAGTTTTGGCCTTCACAGTCCAGATATGCTGCCAGGGATAGGATCTGGAGACCGTGATCTTCTTGAGTTGCTGAAGCAGCTGCAGTCAAACCCTGACATCCAGCTCCCATTTGATGAGGGAACGCTGTACTTGGACCCGGACATTATTGATCTGACCATGATCCCGCCTCCGATGACGCCTGATGCAGATGCCATGGGAGATGTCCCAGGCACGCTGGACGTGCCTCCAATGCCTTTCTCGGATCGTGGTTACCCGGGTAATCCTGCCTTGACAA ACTGCACACTACAGGCCACTGACACCGACCAGGTTGACTCGGCACGAGTAGTGGCCGAATTGGACAACCTCTGTGATGCACTGACCGAGATGCGTGCTTCGGGCAATGAGTTGGGCTGCGACGCCATTTTTCAGCAGCTGGGCTGCCAAGATCTGGAGAGCTTCATCGCGAGTGTGACTGTGCCCCCGCCCCCAACGTTATCGGATGACATGCCCCCCATGCTACTGCCAGACAGCGATGACGACATCGCCTCATACATCATCCCTCCGCCACCTCCGAGCTGCGACGAAGAGCAGAACGAAGTGCTGGCCCGCTTCGAGCGTGCCTCTGAGGACATGCGTCGCTTCATAGGTGGTGCCAGCACGGAAGCCAACAGCCCCGCCTTGGAGCCACCCGCCTTTGAAAGCCTGAAAGTGCTGTCGTATGGCAGCTTGCTCGAGCCTGCCAATGCACCAAGTCCCATGGTGAGAGAGCGGCGAGGTTCTGACGACAGCCATACGTACGAGAACTGCGAACTTTCAAGAGGGTCGCAGGAAACACACTCGGCTCCACAATCACTTCAGAACGGGCTTCATGAATATGAAGACATGGCGTTTGGCAAACCGCGAGTGCCACCAAGGCTCCGAAGGATGGCAGGTGGCAGTAGTGGTAGCTCTGATTTGACAGCATCTGGGACGGCACCAAAGCGAGACCGTACGGGGAGCTGCGACAACATCCAGGTTTCTGGAAGTTCACTAGCTCAGCGGCAAGTGGCTCGGTCACATTCGTGGACGAATCTCCAGGGTCCCGTGAGCCCAGGTTTAACTAGGAAAGGAACAGCTGGGAAGCCTCCACTGCCTCCAGGCCTCTCCTTTGCACAG GATCACCCGAAGCAGCCACTGCCAGGTGGTTTGGACCAGGCTGGCATTTCACGCTGTGGGTCAGCTAGCCCGCACCCTTCCTCGAGTCCACTAACTTCACGTAGGGCAGGGTCGCTCCGCTCCGGCTCCGTAGGCCGGGCCGGCGGCCGCCACTTGAGCAGGAGCTCGCATGGACGCTATCATCAGCGCAGTAGCTCTCTCAACTCGGAGTCTAGCAGCACTGCCTCCCTTCTAAATGGTATCAATGGCTGCACCTGCTCTCCACTTGGCTCAGGCAGCCCGTCTTCAGCCTGCCCCAGATGCCAGGCTGCAGAAGACACCAGCAGCTCAAAACAACCCGTGGCAGACTCTCCCTTCTTGCGCGCACAGGAGGAGGtttgcggaatggtgctacgacTCGAAAATGCCCTCAGGGCTGGGGACGCTAGAGGCGACGTTGCTACCTCGACTAATGACAGGCAGGCCAGGGAGACCCTGCTGGCCAAGTCGCGTCAGTTTGTGACTGCTTCCAAGGTGTTTGTGCGCAGTGCAAGCGAGAACTCTGAGCAAGTGACCGCGCAGCTGGCCGCGTGTATGTCGCTTCTGGATAGCATGTGTGCAGCTGCTGAGCAGCTGGCCCTCTCCGGCCCTGCCTGGGCATCCCTGGTCGAACAAGTCAAAGCAGTGGCGGTGGCATACGCACGTGCCACCGGGGCGGTTGACGGTGCCACCGTGGGCTCACTCATGCACCAAGCAACGGACCTGGCCTCTACACTGACGGCACTCATGCGGACTCTTCGCTCACTGGACAGCTCCTAA